In Chryseobacterium oranimense, a single window of DNA contains:
- a CDS encoding glycoside hydrolase family 3 C-terminal domain-containing protein, giving the protein MFKKTAIVSLFTLISASYMAQTQTQPVYLDESKPVEQRIQDALSRMTLEEKVAMLHAQSKFSSPGVPRLGIPEFWTTDGPHGVRPEVMWDEWDQAGWTNDSIIAYPALTALSATWNKKMSWNYGKALGEEARYRKKDILLGPGVNIYRTPLNGRNFEYMGEDPYLTSKMVVPYIKGVQSNGVATSVKHFALNNQEMFRHTSNVNVDDRALYEIYLPPFKAAVTEGDSWTIMGAYDMYKNQYASQNQYLLNDILKKEWGYKGVVVSDWGAVNNTEQAIHNGLDLEFGSWTNGLSKGTKNAYDNYYLAKPYLDLIKDGKVGTKELDDKVTRLLRLAYKTTMNRNKPFGNIASEEHKAIAKEIGEEGIVLLKNQGNVLPIDINKAKKIAVIGENAIKVMTVGGGSSSLKVKYETLPLDGIKSRFGKQADVQYARGYVGDIGGEYNGVKSGQNLKDDRSAEELLNEAVELAKKSDYVIFVGGLNKSDFQDSEGNDRKSYGLPYNQDHVISALAKANKNFAVILVSGNAVAMPWIKEVPSVLQSWYLGSEAGNSIASVLAGDSNPSGKLPFTFPVKLEDNSAHQLGEYPGQKDELAAGKGKDQKNPINITYNESIFIGYRWHDTKKIKPLFSFGHGLSYTTFEFEKATADKSVMSQDDKITFTVSVKNTGNKAGAEVAQLYISDMKASVPRPAKELKGFEKVFLNPGEQKEITFTIDKTALSYFDADKHDWVAEPGDFEAQIGNSSDAIKTKVKFTLK; this is encoded by the coding sequence ATGTTCAAGAAAACCGCCATTGTAAGTTTATTCACTCTTATTTCTGCTTCATATATGGCTCAGACTCAAACTCAACCCGTCTATTTAGATGAATCAAAACCTGTGGAGCAGCGTATTCAGGACGCTCTTTCAAGAATGACGCTTGAAGAAAAAGTAGCTATGCTGCATGCACAGTCCAAGTTCAGCTCACCCGGTGTTCCAAGACTGGGAATTCCTGAATTCTGGACAACAGACGGTCCTCACGGGGTACGGCCTGAAGTGATGTGGGACGAATGGGACCAGGCCGGATGGACCAATGACTCGATCATAGCCTACCCTGCCCTTACAGCACTTTCTGCAACATGGAACAAGAAAATGTCATGGAATTACGGAAAAGCTCTTGGTGAAGAAGCCCGCTACAGAAAAAAAGACATCCTACTGGGACCCGGCGTTAATATTTACAGAACTCCCCTGAACGGAAGAAACTTTGAATACATGGGGGAAGACCCGTATTTAACTTCAAAAATGGTGGTTCCTTATATTAAAGGAGTTCAATCTAACGGGGTGGCTACTTCCGTGAAGCATTTTGCTTTAAACAACCAGGAAATGTTCCGCCATACCAGTAACGTTAATGTAGACGACAGAGCGCTTTACGAAATCTATCTTCCGCCTTTCAAAGCAGCAGTAACCGAAGGTGATTCGTGGACGATCATGGGGGCTTATGATATGTACAAAAACCAATATGCCAGCCAGAATCAATATCTTTTAAATGACATTCTGAAAAAGGAATGGGGCTATAAAGGTGTTGTGGTATCTGACTGGGGAGCAGTCAACAATACAGAGCAGGCCATCCACAATGGACTCGACCTTGAATTCGGCAGCTGGACGAACGGACTTTCTAAAGGAACTAAAAATGCTTACGATAATTATTATCTGGCAAAACCTTACTTAGACCTTATTAAAGACGGAAAAGTTGGAACTAAAGAACTTGACGACAAGGTAACAAGACTTCTACGCCTGGCTTATAAAACCACGATGAACAGAAACAAACCTTTCGGGAATATTGCTTCTGAGGAACATAAGGCTATAGCCAAAGAAATCGGGGAAGAAGGTATTGTACTACTGAAAAATCAAGGAAACGTACTTCCCATTGATATTAATAAAGCTAAAAAAATTGCCGTTATCGGCGAAAATGCCATTAAGGTCATGACCGTCGGCGGAGGTTCTTCATCGCTAAAAGTAAAATATGAAACCCTTCCACTGGACGGAATCAAAAGCAGGTTTGGTAAGCAGGCCGATGTACAGTACGCAAGAGGTTATGTAGGCGATATCGGCGGAGAATACAATGGCGTAAAATCCGGTCAGAACCTTAAAGATGATCGTTCTGCAGAAGAATTGCTCAACGAAGCTGTAGAGCTGGCAAAAAAATCTGATTATGTGATTTTCGTAGGAGGGCTGAATAAATCTGACTTCCAGGACAGCGAAGGTAACGACAGAAAAAGCTACGGACTTCCTTACAACCAGGACCATGTGATTTCGGCATTGGCAAAAGCAAATAAAAACTTTGCAGTAATTCTGGTTTCCGGAAATGCAGTAGCCATGCCATGGATTAAAGAGGTTCCTTCTGTACTTCAATCCTGGTATCTTGGATCTGAAGCCGGTAATTCTATCGCTTCCGTTTTGGCAGGTGACTCAAACCCTTCCGGAAAGCTTCCGTTTACATTCCCTGTGAAACTCGAAGATAATTCAGCGCATCAATTGGGAGAATATCCCGGACAGAAAGATGAATTAGCTGCCGGAAAAGGTAAAGACCAGAAGAACCCAATCAATATTACGTACAATGAAAGTATTTTTATAGGATACCGCTGGCATGACACGAAGAAGATAAAACCTTTATTCAGTTTCGGACATGGACTGAGCTATACTACATTTGAATTCGAAAAAGCAACGGCAGATAAAAGCGTGATGTCTCAGGATGACAAGATCACTTTTACCGTAAGTGTAAAAAATACCGGAAATAAAGCAGGTGCTGAAGTTGCCCAGCTTTACATCAGTGATATGAAAGCTTCCGTACCACGCCCCGCAAAAGAACTGAAAGGGTTTGAAAAAGTATTTTTAAATCCCGGAGAGCAGAAAGAAATAACCTTTACCATTGATAAAACAGCGTTGAGCTATTTTGATGCTGACAAGCATGACTGGGTAGCTGAACCCGGAGATTTTGAAGCACAGATCGGTAATTCTTCTGATGCTATTAAGACGAAGGTGAAGTTTACATTGAAGTAG
- the metQ gene encoding methionine ABC transporter substrate-binding lipoprotein MetQ produces the protein MKKINIIGLLAAGLFIFNSCSGKKDDPNHIVVGITYGPEMEIAVAAKKVAKEKYNLDVELIPFNDYVVPNEALNNGDIEANAFQHVPYLNEQSRQRGYKLAVVGNTFVYPIVAYSKKIRNISQLQNGSTIVIPNDPTNEGRSLLLLQKNGLLKLKEGVGLLPKVTDITENPKQLKILEIEAPQLPRVLDDKEVVIAIINNNFASQAGLDAEKQGVFSEDKDSPYVNVIVATHDNKNSAKVKNFVKAYQSEAVVKKAEEIFKGGAVKGWADHE, from the coding sequence ATGAAAAAGATAAACATTATAGGTCTTTTAGCAGCCGGACTCTTTATATTCAATTCATGTTCAGGGAAAAAAGATGATCCGAATCATATTGTAGTAGGAATTACTTACGGCCCGGAAATGGAAATTGCCGTAGCAGCAAAAAAAGTGGCTAAAGAAAAATATAATCTTGACGTGGAGCTTATTCCGTTCAATGATTATGTAGTTCCGAATGAAGCTTTAAACAACGGAGATATCGAAGCTAATGCCTTCCAGCATGTTCCCTATTTGAATGAACAATCGAGACAGAGAGGATACAAACTGGCCGTAGTCGGGAATACTTTTGTATATCCTATTGTGGCTTATTCAAAAAAGATCAGAAATATTAGCCAGTTGCAGAACGGAAGCACGATCGTCATTCCCAATGATCCTACAAATGAAGGCCGGTCATTACTTCTTCTTCAGAAAAACGGACTGTTAAAATTAAAGGAAGGTGTCGGATTACTACCTAAAGTTACCGACATTACGGAAAATCCAAAACAGTTGAAAATCCTGGAAATTGAAGCCCCACAGCTGCCAAGAGTACTGGATGACAAAGAAGTGGTTATTGCCATCATCAATAATAATTTCGCTTCACAGGCTGGGTTAGATGCAGAAAAACAGGGCGTTTTCAGTGAAGATAAAGATTCACCATATGTGAATGTAATTGTTGCCACCCATGACAATAAGAATTCTGCAAAAGTTAAAAACTTTGTAAAAGCATATCAGTCAGAGGCCGTGGTTAAAAAAGCAGAAGAAATTTTTAAAGGCGGTGCAGTGAAGGGATGGGCAGATCATGAATGA
- the metI gene encoding methionine ABC transporter permease MetI, which translates to MLSDSVISLLGKGLWETVYMTFVSGFFGFVLGLPVGILLFLTRKGQLLENTAYYRVTSILVNIFRSIPFIILIVWMIPFTRVIIGTSIGMNAALVPLSVGAAPFIARLVENSLLEVPHGLIETARALGASPLQIIQKVLLPEALPSLINNAAITLITLVGYSAMGGALGAGGLGQIGYQYGYIGYDAVIMNVVLVLLVVLVFIIQFAGDRLAKKFDHR; encoded by the coding sequence ATGCTTAGTGATTCGGTAATTTCTCTATTGGGAAAGGGGCTTTGGGAAACGGTTTATATGACGTTTGTTTCAGGATTTTTTGGATTTGTTTTAGGACTTCCGGTCGGAATTCTACTGTTTTTAACAAGGAAAGGCCAGTTGCTGGAAAATACAGCTTACTATAGAGTAACCTCTATTCTGGTTAATATTTTCCGCTCTATTCCTTTTATTATTTTGATTGTTTGGATGATTCCATTTACAAGGGTAATTATTGGAACTTCAATTGGAATGAATGCAGCCCTTGTTCCGCTGAGTGTAGGAGCAGCTCCATTTATTGCCAGGTTGGTGGAAAACAGTCTTCTCGAGGTTCCGCATGGTTTGATAGAAACCGCAAGAGCTTTGGGTGCATCACCTTTACAGATCATTCAAAAAGTATTGCTTCCGGAAGCACTTCCTTCCCTGATAAACAACGCAGCGATTACCTTAATCACATTAGTAGGTTATTCCGCAATGGGAGGTGCATTGGGCGCAGGCGGTTTAGGACAGATCGGCTATCAGTATGGGTATATCGGCTATGATGCTGTGATTATGAATGTAGTTCTGGTACTGCTTGTTGTATTGGTTTTCATCATACAGTTTGCAGGAGACAGATTAGCAAAGAAATTCGACCACAGGTAA
- a CDS encoding methionine ABC transporter ATP-binding protein encodes MIEIKNISKTFHQKKQSFKALDQVSLSIEKGDIVGIIGFSGAGKSTLIRTVNLLERPDEGQIIINGKDFTKLSPKQLAGERKKIGMIFQHFNLLSSRTVFDNVALSLELDHVSKDEINKKVNELLKIVGLESKANDYPKSLSGGQKQRVAIARALANDPYLLLCDEATSALDPATTQSILQLLRDINQRLGITILLITHEMEVIKAVCNHVAVIDKGKLLAKGTLSEIISDRENPVIRQFINSDIMTIPQELNKKLQKEPQDGLFPLVEIELNENISVEKLLSTLYDQYKIPYKLLKADVEYLGDSNFGKLLLQLQGETEDNQKAIYYFNQNKIQNTVKGYA; translated from the coding sequence ATGATAGAAATTAAGAACATTTCAAAAACATTTCATCAAAAAAAGCAGTCTTTCAAAGCACTGGATCAGGTAAGCCTGAGCATTGAAAAGGGAGATATCGTAGGGATCATAGGGTTTTCCGGCGCAGGAAAAAGTACTCTGATCCGTACCGTAAACCTTCTGGAAAGACCTGACGAAGGCCAGATCATTATCAACGGAAAGGATTTCACTAAGCTAAGCCCTAAACAGCTTGCAGGTGAACGAAAAAAAATCGGGATGATCTTCCAGCATTTTAACCTGCTTTCATCAAGAACGGTTTTTGACAATGTAGCTCTTTCCTTAGAGCTTGACCATGTAAGTAAAGATGAGATCAATAAAAAAGTAAATGAACTGCTGAAGATTGTAGGACTGGAAAGCAAGGCCAATGATTATCCTAAGAGCCTTTCCGGAGGGCAGAAACAAAGAGTTGCCATTGCAAGGGCTCTGGCCAATGACCCCTATCTCCTTCTTTGTGATGAAGCGACCAGCGCACTGGATCCGGCGACCACACAGTCGATCCTGCAGCTTTTAAGAGATATTAATCAAAGACTTGGCATCACCATCCTGCTGATTACCCACGAAATGGAAGTTATCAAAGCTGTATGCAATCATGTTGCGGTGATCGACAAAGGAAAATTATTAGCAAAAGGAACATTAAGCGAGATTATTTCGGACAGGGAAAATCCGGTGATCCGACAATTTATAAATTCAGATATCATGACCATACCTCAGGAACTTAATAAAAAACTGCAGAAAGAACCGCAAGACGGTTTATTTCCGCTGGTGGAAATAGAACTTAACGAAAATATCAGTGTTGAAAAACTTCTGTCAACCCTTTACGACCAATATAAAATACCTTACAAACTCCTGAAAGCTGATGTAGAATACCTTGGTGATTCCAATTTCGGAAAACTACTGCTTCAGCTACAGGGAGAAACCGAAGACAACCAGAAAGCGATCTATTATTTTAACCAGAATAAAATTCAAAATACAGTAAAAGGATATGCTTAG
- a CDS encoding EamA family transporter — protein sequence MSTLKNSWLVPLAFINIYVIWGITFLAISFGLKGFPPFILSGFRFLAAGLLMLGWLVAKGEKANSLTNWKKNGITGILILTGGTGLVAWGEQYVSASEAAIAIATGPFWFIAIDKKNWKYYFSDKFIPIGLIIGFAGLVLFLNGSVSSAHHTAADGKLRISAFIVLALSSVAWVLGSLYSKKNPASQSTFMNIAQQLIIAGAASFIIASFRREWHDFSFSNVPVSAWAGVLFLVFFGSIVAYLSYIWLLSVKPAALVSTHTYINPIVTVFAGWIVAGQTINGSQLYGLSVILLGVLLTNTTKYFRLSKRSKVKIRRVKRFFNKTVRPYQPI from the coding sequence ATGAGCACTCTTAAAAACAGCTGGCTGGTGCCGCTCGCATTTATCAATATTTATGTGATTTGGGGAATTACATTCCTCGCCATTTCTTTCGGTCTTAAAGGATTTCCTCCTTTTATCCTTTCCGGATTCCGGTTTTTAGCTGCAGGACTGCTAATGCTGGGGTGGTTGGTTGCTAAAGGTGAAAAAGCAAATTCTTTAACCAACTGGAAAAAAAACGGGATTACCGGAATACTGATTCTTACCGGAGGAACGGGTCTTGTAGCCTGGGGCGAACAGTATGTATCTGCTTCTGAAGCAGCAATCGCCATTGCAACAGGTCCTTTTTGGTTCATTGCAATTGATAAGAAAAACTGGAAATACTATTTCTCCGATAAATTCATTCCAATCGGATTGATTATAGGATTTGCAGGCTTAGTACTATTTCTGAATGGAAGCGTTTCCAGTGCACATCATACAGCAGCTGACGGAAAACTGCGGATCTCCGCATTTATTGTACTGGCATTAAGTTCTGTGGCATGGGTTCTGGGATCTTTATATTCAAAGAAAAACCCGGCCTCACAGTCCACGTTTATGAATATTGCCCAGCAGCTTATCATTGCCGGAGCTGCTTCCTTTATTATTGCCTCATTCAGAAGAGAATGGCACGATTTTTCATTCTCCAATGTTCCTGTATCGGCATGGGCAGGAGTACTGTTCCTTGTATTTTTCGGATCGATAGTCGCTTATTTATCTTACATATGGCTCCTATCTGTAAAGCCGGCAGCACTGGTAAGTACCCATACTTATATTAACCCGATCGTTACTGTATTCGCAGGCTGGATCGTAGCCGGGCAAACCATTAACGGAAGCCAGCTGTACGGCCTATCTGTGATATTGTTGGGAGTACTTCTTACCAATACGACCAAATACTTCAGGCTTTCGAAGCGCTCAAAAGTAAAGATCAGGAGAGTGAAAAGGTTCTTCAATAAGACCGTGAGACCGTATCAGCCTATTTAA
- a CDS encoding type IA DNA topoisomerase yields MKLCIAEKPSVARDIAKVLGATMSKQGYMEGNGYCVTWTFGHLCTLKEPHDYGPQYKSWNLFLLPIIPSSFGIKLIPNKGVENQFKVIEKLVEECDEVINCGDAGQEGELIQRWVLQKAKCNKPVQRLWISSLTEEAIKEGFDNLKPAEDYKNLYLAGNARAIGDWLLGINATRLFTKKFGGNKAVLSIGRVQTPTLAMLVQRQKEIDAFTTEEYWELKTKYRDVIFNAAIDRLKTLDRAEKGLEYLKLNPFEIVSFEIKEGKEKNPRLFDLTGLQVEANKKYGYSAENTLNYIQSLYEKKHVTYPRVDTTYLSDSLYPKIAGILQKMYPYQDLIAPLLEAPIPKSKAVFDDTKVTDHHAITPTEVPPSQNLSREEKLIYDLVAKRFISVFYPECKISNTLVEGKVGTIPFKTSGRQVLEPGWRAVYAKEPKEEVADKEKEKEEEQTIPEFKVGESGPHDPMIHQGKTTPPKPYTEATLLRAMETAGKQVEDEELRELLKNNGIGRPSTRANIIETLFKRKYIEKKRKNLIATQTGIQLIDTIEDELLKSPELTGEWEQKLRKIEKGEYEANQFKEELIQMVSDLTRKVVDGKGKVIMLQEEEKAEEKKKREPAQKKELQSWEETKCPKCKEHHLIKGKAAVGCSDFKNCGFKITFDIFGKKLSDKQLLDLVLKGKTSKLKGFTAHPGELTEGILTLNDDFQVQLS; encoded by the coding sequence ATGAAACTTTGTATTGCCGAAAAGCCAAGTGTTGCCAGAGATATCGCCAAAGTATTAGGTGCTACAATGTCTAAGCAGGGCTATATGGAGGGCAACGGATACTGTGTGACCTGGACATTCGGACACCTCTGTACTTTAAAGGAGCCACATGATTACGGTCCTCAGTACAAATCCTGGAATCTGTTTTTACTGCCGATCATTCCAAGCAGCTTTGGGATCAAATTAATTCCAAACAAAGGCGTTGAAAACCAGTTCAAAGTGATTGAGAAATTAGTGGAGGAATGTGACGAGGTCATCAACTGTGGTGATGCCGGGCAGGAAGGAGAGCTGATTCAGCGGTGGGTTTTGCAGAAAGCAAAATGCAATAAACCTGTTCAGCGTTTATGGATTTCATCTCTTACCGAAGAAGCCATTAAAGAAGGTTTTGATAACCTGAAACCTGCTGAAGACTATAAAAACCTGTATCTGGCAGGAAATGCAAGAGCAATCGGCGATTGGCTGCTGGGAATCAATGCTACAAGGTTATTTACCAAAAAGTTTGGTGGAAATAAAGCCGTCCTTTCCATCGGAAGAGTGCAGACTCCGACTCTGGCGATGCTTGTTCAGCGTCAGAAAGAAATTGATGCTTTTACCACCGAAGAATATTGGGAGCTGAAAACAAAATACCGTGACGTTATTTTCAACGCGGCGATTGACCGTTTGAAAACCCTAGACCGGGCTGAAAAAGGACTTGAATACCTGAAATTAAATCCTTTTGAGATCGTTTCTTTCGAAATTAAAGAAGGAAAAGAGAAAAACCCAAGGCTTTTCGATCTTACCGGACTTCAGGTGGAAGCGAATAAAAAATATGGATATTCTGCAGAAAATACCTTGAATTATATCCAAAGTCTCTACGAGAAAAAGCATGTGACCTATCCGCGTGTTGATACAACTTATTTATCAGATAGCTTATATCCGAAAATAGCAGGTATTCTTCAGAAAATGTACCCTTATCAGGATCTGATTGCCCCTTTACTGGAAGCTCCGATTCCAAAATCAAAAGCTGTTTTTGATGATACAAAAGTAACAGATCACCACGCAATTACTCCAACAGAAGTTCCGCCCTCTCAAAATCTGAGCAGGGAAGAAAAGCTGATCTATGACCTTGTTGCGAAACGTTTTATCTCTGTTTTTTATCCTGAATGTAAAATCTCAAATACCCTGGTGGAAGGGAAAGTAGGAACCATTCCTTTTAAAACCAGTGGAAGACAGGTTCTGGAACCGGGATGGAGAGCTGTTTATGCCAAAGAACCGAAAGAGGAAGTAGCTGATAAAGAGAAGGAGAAAGAAGAGGAGCAGACTATTCCTGAATTTAAAGTAGGAGAAAGCGGTCCTCACGATCCTATGATTCACCAGGGGAAAACCACCCCGCCAAAACCATACACCGAAGCAACCCTGTTGAGAGCGATGGAAACTGCGGGAAAACAGGTGGAAGACGAGGAACTGCGTGAACTGCTTAAAAATAATGGAATCGGAAGGCCGTCCACCCGTGCCAATATCATTGAAACCCTTTTTAAAAGGAAATATATTGAGAAAAAAAGAAAAAATCTCATTGCTACCCAAACCGGCATCCAGTTAATTGATACCATTGAAGACGAACTCTTGAAAAGTCCCGAACTGACCGGAGAATGGGAACAAAAGCTGCGAAAAATAGAAAAAGGGGAATATGAAGCCAATCAGTTTAAAGAAGAGCTGATCCAGATGGTTTCCGACCTTACCCGAAAAGTGGTTGACGGTAAAGGAAAAGTAATCATGCTGCAGGAAGAGGAAAAAGCAGAGGAAAAAAAGAAAAGAGAGCCTGCACAGAAAAAAGAACTTCAGTCCTGGGAAGAAACAAAGTGCCCGAAATGTAAAGAACATCACCTGATCAAAGGAAAAGCAGCAGTAGGATGTTCAGATTTTAAAAATTGCGGTTTCAAAATTACCTTTGATATTTTTGGGAAGAAACTTTCTGATAAACAGCTTTTAGACTTGGTTTTAAAGGGAAAAACTTCAAAACTGAAAGGATTTACAGCTCATCCGGGAGAACTTACGGAAGGCATTTTGACTTTAAATGATGATTTTCAGGTACAGCTTTCTTAA
- a CDS encoding AraC family transcriptional regulator, whose translation MEKIEERTVFSIPFGELNVFETNVVCQGFPFFFEKPVITLMLSGNKIIRSEDETFEFNEKSVFIPPCNKELSIDIHPAFKEPTKCLVLNIEQEYIDSVFSEVIENWHPDWDRTGIMMKENTVKKFVSSDESLWRSLTNLYNRRIDVNIHGTSDFLLSLSLKELIYELMRTNAKHILLHSDKSENMQNGLQDVVYFIKKNYREPITIKKLAVIAGMSEANLFKKFKHSYNCTPVEYIIQLRIEHAKQLLISNPEIGIKSICFESGFNTLEYFYRKFTQITGKSPKKFTIN comes from the coding sequence ATGGAAAAGATCGAAGAAAGAACTGTGTTCAGCATTCCTTTTGGTGAATTGAATGTATTTGAAACGAATGTAGTTTGCCAAGGTTTCCCTTTCTTTTTTGAAAAACCTGTTATTACCCTTATGCTGAGTGGTAATAAGATAATCCGCAGTGAAGACGAAACATTTGAGTTTAATGAAAAAAGCGTATTTATTCCGCCTTGCAATAAAGAATTGAGTATTGATATTCATCCTGCCTTTAAAGAACCTACGAAATGCCTGGTATTAAATATAGAACAGGAATATATTGACAGTGTTTTCTCTGAAGTTATTGAAAACTGGCATCCGGACTGGGACAGAACTGGAATTATGATGAAAGAGAATACTGTGAAGAAGTTTGTAAGCTCAGACGAATCTTTGTGGAGAAGCCTTACCAACCTCTATAACAGAAGAATAGACGTGAATATCCATGGCACCTCAGATTTTCTTTTAAGCTTGAGCCTGAAAGAGCTTATTTATGAATTGATGCGGACCAATGCCAAACATATTCTGCTACATTCTGACAAGTCGGAAAATATGCAGAATGGACTTCAGGATGTAGTTTACTTTATCAAAAAAAATTACAGAGAGCCCATTACAATAAAAAAGCTCGCAGTGATTGCAGGGATGAGCGAAGCAAATTTATTTAAAAAGTTCAAGCATTCGTACAACTGTACTCCGGTAGAATATATTATCCAATTAAGAATAGAGCATGCCAAACAGCTACTCATAAGCAATCCTGAAATTGGGATTAAAAGCATATGTTTTGAATCCGGTTTTAATACACTTGAGTATTTTTACAGAAAATTTACGCAGATCACTGGAAAGTCACCGAAAAAGTTTACAATAAACTAG
- a CDS encoding aldehyde dehydrogenase family protein yields MENTSFARETRISDTPFLSLNPSTLEVIGEVVNTSREEIDAKIEKAKKAQKLWSARPDTERKDILLKVAEALQLHSKELAEWITREQGKPLSGPGANFEMQACVGWTQVPASLDLPEEIVFEDDTRKDVLYRNPIGIVAAIAPWNWPLMIAIWQIIPSLRMGNAVIIKPSEYTTFCSLEMIKVINSVLPEDILQVVTGRGEVGGYLTAHPEIGKVMFTGSIATGKKVIEASAKNMARLTLECGGNDAGIILPGLDIAQHIENLFWGAFLNMGQTCACLKRLYVHENDYEKITQALTDYCSNIPMGNGADESSVLGPVQNKMQYDKIQDLISDSENVDAEFIFTGQKPDLEGYFIPLTLIGNVDNGNRIVDEEQFGPVLPVIKYKTLEEAISKANDSETGLGASVWSNDLDEAQKVAAQLEAGTVWINQHGAIHPFVPFGGVKQSGYGVEFGIEGLKAVTVPKIISIKK; encoded by the coding sequence ATGGAAAATACATCATTTGCAAGAGAAACCCGCATCTCAGATACTCCATTTTTATCCTTAAATCCTTCTACCTTAGAAGTAATTGGGGAAGTGGTGAATACCTCCCGCGAAGAGATTGATGCTAAAATTGAGAAAGCAAAAAAAGCCCAGAAACTCTGGTCAGCAAGACCTGATACAGAAAGAAAAGACATTTTATTAAAAGTGGCAGAAGCCTTACAGCTGCATTCAAAAGAGCTGGCAGAATGGATTACCAGAGAACAGGGAAAACCGCTCAGTGGGCCGGGAGCCAATTTTGAAATGCAGGCTTGTGTAGGCTGGACACAGGTTCCTGCATCACTTGATTTACCCGAAGAAATTGTCTTTGAAGATGATACCCGAAAAGATGTTTTATACAGAAACCCCATCGGAATTGTTGCCGCTATTGCCCCATGGAACTGGCCCCTGATGATTGCCATCTGGCAGATTATTCCGTCACTCAGAATGGGAAATGCGGTGATCATTAAACCCTCTGAATATACAACGTTCTGCAGTCTGGAAATGATAAAAGTGATCAACAGTGTACTTCCTGAAGATATTTTGCAGGTCGTTACCGGAAGAGGCGAAGTCGGAGGCTACCTTACAGCCCATCCCGAAATCGGAAAAGTTATGTTTACAGGCTCTATTGCCACAGGAAAAAAAGTTATTGAAGCTTCTGCTAAAAATATGGCGCGATTAACACTTGAATGTGGGGGTAACGATGCCGGCATTATTCTGCCAGGACTTGATATAGCCCAACATATTGAAAATCTTTTTTGGGGAGCTTTCTTAAATATGGGACAAACCTGTGCATGTTTAAAAAGACTATACGTTCATGAAAATGATTACGAAAAAATAACTCAGGCATTGACAGACTATTGTTCCAATATCCCAATGGGAAATGGTGCGGATGAAAGTAGTGTTTTAGGGCCGGTTCAGAATAAAATGCAGTACGACAAAATCCAGGATCTCATCAGCGATTCTGAAAATGTGGATGCAGAATTTATATTCACCGGTCAAAAACCTGATCTGGAAGGATATTTTATCCCATTAACCCTTATAGGAAATGTAGATAATGGAAACCGGATTGTGGATGAAGAGCAATTTGGGCCGGTACTGCCTGTTATTAAGTATAAAACTTTGGAAGAAGCCATCAGCAAAGCCAATGATTCGGAAACCGGGCTGGGGGCTTCTGTCTGGAGTAATGATCTTGATGAAGCACAAAAAGTGGCGGCACAATTGGAAGCAGGAACAGTCTGGATCAATCAGCATGGAGCCATTCATCCGTTTGTTCCGTTCGGAGGAGTAAAACAGTCCGGCTACGGAGTAGAATTCGGCATTGAAGGGCTGAAAGCTGTAACCGTTCCTAAAATAATCAGTATCAAAAAATAA